Proteins encoded together in one Macadamia integrifolia cultivar HAES 741 chromosome 8, SCU_Mint_v3, whole genome shotgun sequence window:
- the LOC122087256 gene encoding protein SCAR2-like isoform X1, with translation MPLTRFQTRNEYSLADPELYRAAGKDDPEALLEGVAMAGLVGVLRQLGDLAEFAAEIFHDLHEEVMATAARGHGLMLRVQQLEAEVPSIERAFLSRTSHSLFLFNAGVGWHPNLRTDQNVITRGDLPRCVMDSYEECRGPPRLFLLDKFDVAGAGACLKRYSDPSFFKAEFTSSETMEPNVHREKKPRKVKKKGSRWRNGENPEDFPTSHAKLHQLLSKERHSENDVLVDHVKLKKRQLNGFPLKSTTGKSYMERFLEAHSPESKESYEKSLVVPHLNMESSNASELGLEIREIGTASPANKLLQGERRQDLSAERQKIVLEQSMYDLHDDVIKKSISEKLPEPICDIKVEKVPSSLHKLEDQKELLVDVESNKEDTVDGYQSDDMPSEVENYMDALATMESEMETDTETRPKYERGFFKSKRLGSDSNANERQKHEAHFSESPSVGNSSESDDENNFFKGGISNPSKIDTLSNLAVKGPPGGDAVAKVATSTEAFPAEVVDVSSENPSANGSVSIPESLEFIVPNGFCNEVSVIPSYGSELVEASPNSCVEDSTSTASRSNPGANLNEFQLQGQDFVGYPSAYMRFSTEARSPNTEVDIENIGGIPSTTNLSDSASKMKDDPLAVEFLECQQVQVIGGLNHYELSSYALMHQSDISGLTAEGKYSGDTLEAVPPTECAELNTKQPECLSTITSPDDLDDLKSDRTLESDIGIQTTGENPEYLTSALDIQKTGVSAKQGLSEMMEEVPPPQPDLGVGSGSSGAKMLDNNLGVSSNKSARGVNDEPALDVVQLNSYGSVGKVAAASLEFSSTYSAPDSPKPALMTDHRSQMDSLTGTVCAEADVDGILCWKPTGSSNHMILEEECPSSTRGWGGLVSGVHSQLDDVETGSIHAEAGGETSVCRRLGSPSRNHVKLEDKCHSSNGNESHMESEIHSKLDNMVSGAAHTGDADSLNIIGSPSRIQIKLQEECLKAAEKERNQLPASSSDLNVEVYNSESHMPSSSELPYDLHDAMPVKCDQALHLRDITGTLTSSMETDKILQFAHRNLTSKRAEDPGFTSLSHKDLIIPSEEALVLEGPLLSNLQDEQAESLEGKDQNGCPGVPSVTFQVEKIEPVKHTGLDGSSGAPKSASLLPPLPPQGWRVGTLLHSSPTSEGEMVQPSLNPFLPLPMTEDEKHEHDSITLGEEKSQPSLNSFVPPSATKEVRPASDTSQGESDDLQKLTELKLNIKDGMLQPPIIKDEEPVNSFAPSTVKDEQPMNDAFASPTIKDEEALNAFASPTIKDEEALNAFASPTIKGEEPSRSSLTLEGEMPSNASTSLPDAEVRVPNGKPPRKIPRPRDPLIEAVASHDRSTLKKVTQQARPQIAQKMDERDSLLEQIRTKSFNLKPTTGRSMLTTRSIIQGPRTNLKVAAILEKANAIRQATAGSDEDDDDDSWSDS, from the exons ATGCCGTTGACAAGGTTCCAGACAAGGAACGAGTATAGTTTAGCGGATCCAGAGCTTTACAGAGCTGCTGGTAAGGATGATCCCGAAGCTCTACTTGAAGGTGTCGCCATGGCAGGTCTCGTTGGTGTATTACGTCAGTTGGGAGACCTTGCTGA GTTTGCTGCGGAGATATTCCATGACTTGCATGAAGAAGTGATGGCTACTGCTGCCAGAGGCCATGGTCTGATGCTACGTGTCCAACAACTAGAGGCAGAAGTTCCATCTATTGAGAGGGCTTTTCTCTCCCGAACCAGTCATTCATTATTTCTTTTCAATGCAG GTGTTGGTTGGCATCCTAATCTGAGAACAGACCAGAATGTGATCACTCGGGGAGATTTACCTCGATGTGTTATGGACTCTTATGAAGAATGTCGGGGCCCACCTCGGTTATTTCTGTTGGACAA GTTTGATGTTGCTGGTGCTGGAGCATGTTTAAAGAGATACTCTGATCCATCATTCTTTAAAGCAGAATTTACATCCTCTGAGACAATGGAACCAAATGTTCACAGGGAGAAAAAACCTCGCAAAGTTAAG AAGAAAGGATCACGCTGGAGGAATGGAGAGAACCCAGAGGATTTCCCCACTTCACATGCCAA ATTGCATCAATTGCTTTCAAAGGAGCGTCATTCTGAGAATGATGTCCTTGTGGATCATGTGAAACTGAAGAAGAGACAGTTAAATGGATTTCCTTTGAAGTCAACTACAGGGAAAAGCTACatggagagatttctagaggcCCATTCACCTGAGAGCAAAGAATCTTATGAAAAATCTTTAGTTGTCCCACACTTGAATATGGAATCCAGTAATGCTAGTGAACTTGGTCTTGAAATACGTGAAATTGGTACTGCTAGTCCTGCTAATAAATTGTTGCAAGGAGAAAGAAGGCAAGATTTGTCTGCTGAGAGACAAAAAATTGTATTAGAACAATCCATGTATGACTTGCATGACGATGTCATCAAGAAAAGCATTTCAGAGAAGTTGCCTGAACCAATCTGCGATATCAAGGTGGAAAAAGTTCCATCCAGCCTTCATAAATTGGAGGATCAAAAGGAATTACTGGTTGACGTTGAAAGCAATAAAGAAGACACTGTTGATGGATACCAATCTGATGATATGCCCAGTGAGGTGGAAAATTATATGGATGCACTTGCCACCATGGAGTCTGAAATGGAAACGGACACTGAGACTAGACCGAAATATGAGCGAGGCTTCTTCAAGTCCAAAAGGTTGGGGTCGGATTCCAACGCAAATGAACGGCAGAAACATGAAGCTCACTTTTCAGAATCCCCCTCTGTTGGAAATtctagtgaatcagatgatgagaaTAATTTTTTCAAGGGAGGAATATCTAATCCTTCCAAAATAGATACTCTAAGCAATCTGGCAGTGAAAGGACCTCCTGGTGGTGATGCAGTAGCCAAAGTGGCTACATCTACTGAGGCTTTCCCTGCTGAAGTTGTGGATGTATCATCTGAAAATCCCTCTGCAAATGGTAGTGTGTCGATACCTGAGTCTTTGGAGTTTATAGTCCCCAATGGGTTTTGCAATGAAGTATCAGTAATCCCAAGTTATGGTTCTGAACTTGTGGAAGCATCTCCTAATTCCTGTGTTGAAGATTCAACTTCTACTGCATCCCGTTCAAATCCAGGAGCCAATTTGAATGAATTTCAGTTACAGGGACAAGATTTTGTTGGATACCCCTCTGCCTATATGAGATTTAGCACTGAAGCTCGATCTCCAAATACAGAAGTTGATATTGAAAATATTGGTGGCATACCTAGCACAACTAATTTATCTGATTCTGCTTCTAAGATGAAAGATGATCCTCTTGCTGTAGAGTTTCTGGAATGCCAACAGGTGCAAGTAATAGGTGGTTTGAACCACTATGAACTATCGTCTTATGCTTTGATGCATCAATCTGACATCTCAGGCCTTACAGCTGAAGGTAAATATAGTGGTGATACTCTGGAGGCAGTTCCTCCTACCGAATGTGCTGAATTGAATACTAAGCAACCTGAATGTTTATCAACTATTACCAGTCCCGATGATCTTGATGATTTGAAGTCTGATAGAACTTTGGAATCAGATATTGGAATCCAGACTACTGGAGAAAACCCAGAATATTTGACATCAGCATTAGACATTCAAAAAACTGGTGTTTCTGCTAAACAGGGCCTCTCAGAAATGATGGAAGAGGTTCCACCTCCTCAACCGGATTTAGGAGTAGGTAGTGGGAGTTCTGGAGCAAAAATGTTGGACAACAATTTGGGAGTATCATCTAATAAGTCTGCTCGTGGGGTCAATGATGAACCTGCGCTTGATGTAGTCCAATTGAACTCCTACGGTTCAGTGGGAAAGGTTGCTGCTGCATCTCTTGAATTTTCTTCCACATATTCAGCACCTGACTCTCCAAAGCCTGCATTGATGACTGATCATCGTTCACAAATGGACAGTTTGACTGGCACTGTTTGTGCAGAGGCTGATGTTGATGGTATTCTGTGTTGGAAGCCTACTGGTTCTTCGAATCACATGATATTGGAAGAAGAATGCCCTTCGAGTACTAGGGGTTGGGGTGGTTTGGTAAGCGGGGTTCATTCACAGTTGGATGATGTGGAAACTGGAAGCATTCATGCGGAGGCTGGTGGTGAAACTTCTGTTTGTCGACGCCTTGGTTCCCCATCCAGAAATCATGTAAAGTTGGAAGATAAATGTCATTCTAGCAATGGAAATGAAAGTCATATGGAAAGTGAAATTCATTCAAAGTTGGACAATATGGTGTCTGGTGCAGCGCATACTGGTGATGCTGATTCTCTGAACATTATTGGTTCTCCATCTAGGATTCAGATTAAGTTGCAAGAAGAGTGTCTCAAAGCtgctgaaaaagaaagaaatcaacTGCCAGCTTCTTCCTCAGACTTGAATGTTGAAGTGTATAATTCAGAGTCACATATGCCTTCCAGTTCTGAATTACCTTACGATCTTCATGATGCAATGCCAGTTAAATGTGACCAAGCATTGCATCTCAGGGATATCACTGGGACTCTCACATCTTCAATGGAAACAGATAAAATTTTACAATTTGCTCACCGAAATCTGACTTCAAAGCGTGCAGAAGATCCTGGATTTACTTCATTATCCCACAAAGATCTAATCATCCCTTCAGAAGAAGCCCTTGTATTAGAAGGTCCTCTGCTGTCCAATCTTCAGGATGAACAAGCAGAATCTCTCGAAGGCAAGGATCAGAATGGCTGTCCTGGTGTTCCATCTGTGACTTTTCAGGTTGAGAAAATAGAACCTGTGAAACACACAGGTCTGGATGGCTCCTCTGGTGCTCCCAAGTCTGCATCACTGCTGCCACCTCTACCCCCTCAAGGATGGAGGGTTGGAACGCTCCTACATAGCTCACCGACATCAGAGGGAGAAATGGTGCAACCAAGTCTGAACCCATTCTTGCCATTACCGATGACTGAGGATGAGAAGCATGAACATGATTCTATTACCTTAGGGGAAGAAAAGTCACAGCCTAGTTTGAATTCATTTGTTCCCCCATCTGCTACCAAAGAAGTAAGGCCAGCTTCCGACACTTCACAGGGAGAATCAGATGATCTTCAGAAACTGACAGAGCTGAAACTGAATATAAAAGATGGAATGCTTCAAccaccaatcataaaagatgaGGAGCCTGTGAACTCATTTGCACCATCAACCGTAAAAGATGAACAGCCTATGAATGACGCTTTTGCATCACCAACCATAAAAGATGAGGAGGCTCTGAATGCATTTGCATCACCAACCATAAAAGATGAGGAGGCTCTGAATGCATTTGCATCACCGACCATAAAAGGCGAGGAGCCTTCACGTAGTTCATTAACATTAGAAGGAGAAATGCCTTCAAATGCATCTACCTCATTACCAGATGCAGAAGTTCGGGTGCCAAATGGCAAACCTCCTAGGAAGATTCCCCGGCCTAGAGATCCTCTAATTGAAGCTGTTGCCTCTCATGATAGAAGCACG TTGAAGAAGGTAACACAGCAGGCTCGGCCTCAGATTGCACAGAAGATGGATGAGAGGGATTCATTGCTGGAACAGATAAGAACAAAG TCCTTCAACCTGAAGCCCACCACGGGAAGATCCATGCTCACAACAAGATCCATCATTCAGGGTCCTAGAACCAACTTGAAGGTTGCTGCTATTTTGGAGAAAGCAAATGCCATTCGCCAG GCCACGGCTGGgagtgatgaagatgatgatgatgatagttGGAGTGATTCCTGA
- the LOC122087256 gene encoding protein SCAR2-like isoform X2, with protein sequence MPLTRFQTRNEYSLADPELYRAAGKDDPEALLEGVAMAGLVGVLRQLGDLAEFAAEIFHDLHEEVMATAARGHGLMLRVQQLEAEVPSIERAFLSRTSHSLFLFNAGVGWHPNLRTDQNVITRGDLPRCVMDSYEECRGPPRLFLLDKFDVAGAGACLKRYSDPSFFKAEFTSSETMEPNVHREKKPRKVKKKGSRWRNGENPEDFPTSHAKLHQLLSKERHSENDVLVDHVKLKKRQLNGFPLKSTTGKSYMERFLEAHSPESKESYEKSLVVPHLNMESSNASELGLEIREIGTASPANKLLQGERRQDLSAERQKIVLEQSMYDLHDDVIKKSISEKLPEPICDIKVEKVPSSLHKLEDQKELLVDVESNKEDTVDGYQSDDMPSEVENYMDALATMESEMETDTETRPKYERGFFKSKRLGSDSNANERQKHEAHFSESPSVGNSSESDDENNFFKGGISNPSKIDTLSNLAVKGPPGGDAVAKVATSTEAFPAEVVDVSSENPSANGSVSIPESLEFIVPNGFCNEVSVIPSYGSELVEASPNSCVEDSTSTASRSNPGANLNEFQLQGQDFVGYPSAYMRFSTEARSPNTEVDIENIGGIPSTTNLSDSASKMKDDPLAVEFLECQQVQVIGGLNHYELSSYALMHQSDISGLTAEGKYSGDTLEAVPPTECAELNTKQPECLSTITSPDDLDDLKSDRTLESDIGIQTTGENPEYLTSALDIQKTGVSAKQGLSEMMEEVPPPQPDLGVGSGSSGAKMLDNNLGVSSNKSARGVNDEPALDVVQLNSYGSVGKVAAASLEFSSTYSAPDSPKPALMTDHRSQMDSLTGTVCAEADVDGILCWKPTGSSNHMILEEECPSSTRGWGGLVSGVHSQLDDVETGSIHAEAGGETSVCRRLGSPSRNHVKLEDKCHSSNGNESHMESEIHSKLDNMVSGAAHTGDADSLNIIGSPSRIQIKLQEECLKAAEKERNQLPASSSDLNVEVYNSESHMPSSSELPYDLHDAMPVKCDQALHLRDITGTLTSSMETDKILQFAHRNLTSKRAEDPGFTSLSHKDLIIPSEEALVLEGPLLSNLQDEQAESLEGKDQNGCPGVPSVTFQVEKIEPVKHTGLDGSSGAPKSASLLPPLPPQGWRVGTLLHSSPTSEGEMVQPSLNPFLPLPMTEDEKHEHDSITLGEEKSQPSLNSFVPPSATKEVRPASDTSQGESDDLQKLTELKLNIKDGMLQPPIIKDEEPVNSFAPSTVKDEQPMNDAFASPTIKDEEALNAFASPTIKGEEPSRSSLTLEGEMPSNASTSLPDAEVRVPNGKPPRKIPRPRDPLIEAVASHDRSTLKKVTQQARPQIAQKMDERDSLLEQIRTKSFNLKPTTGRSMLTTRSIIQGPRTNLKVAAILEKANAIRQATAGSDEDDDDDSWSDS encoded by the exons ATGCCGTTGACAAGGTTCCAGACAAGGAACGAGTATAGTTTAGCGGATCCAGAGCTTTACAGAGCTGCTGGTAAGGATGATCCCGAAGCTCTACTTGAAGGTGTCGCCATGGCAGGTCTCGTTGGTGTATTACGTCAGTTGGGAGACCTTGCTGA GTTTGCTGCGGAGATATTCCATGACTTGCATGAAGAAGTGATGGCTACTGCTGCCAGAGGCCATGGTCTGATGCTACGTGTCCAACAACTAGAGGCAGAAGTTCCATCTATTGAGAGGGCTTTTCTCTCCCGAACCAGTCATTCATTATTTCTTTTCAATGCAG GTGTTGGTTGGCATCCTAATCTGAGAACAGACCAGAATGTGATCACTCGGGGAGATTTACCTCGATGTGTTATGGACTCTTATGAAGAATGTCGGGGCCCACCTCGGTTATTTCTGTTGGACAA GTTTGATGTTGCTGGTGCTGGAGCATGTTTAAAGAGATACTCTGATCCATCATTCTTTAAAGCAGAATTTACATCCTCTGAGACAATGGAACCAAATGTTCACAGGGAGAAAAAACCTCGCAAAGTTAAG AAGAAAGGATCACGCTGGAGGAATGGAGAGAACCCAGAGGATTTCCCCACTTCACATGCCAA ATTGCATCAATTGCTTTCAAAGGAGCGTCATTCTGAGAATGATGTCCTTGTGGATCATGTGAAACTGAAGAAGAGACAGTTAAATGGATTTCCTTTGAAGTCAACTACAGGGAAAAGCTACatggagagatttctagaggcCCATTCACCTGAGAGCAAAGAATCTTATGAAAAATCTTTAGTTGTCCCACACTTGAATATGGAATCCAGTAATGCTAGTGAACTTGGTCTTGAAATACGTGAAATTGGTACTGCTAGTCCTGCTAATAAATTGTTGCAAGGAGAAAGAAGGCAAGATTTGTCTGCTGAGAGACAAAAAATTGTATTAGAACAATCCATGTATGACTTGCATGACGATGTCATCAAGAAAAGCATTTCAGAGAAGTTGCCTGAACCAATCTGCGATATCAAGGTGGAAAAAGTTCCATCCAGCCTTCATAAATTGGAGGATCAAAAGGAATTACTGGTTGACGTTGAAAGCAATAAAGAAGACACTGTTGATGGATACCAATCTGATGATATGCCCAGTGAGGTGGAAAATTATATGGATGCACTTGCCACCATGGAGTCTGAAATGGAAACGGACACTGAGACTAGACCGAAATATGAGCGAGGCTTCTTCAAGTCCAAAAGGTTGGGGTCGGATTCCAACGCAAATGAACGGCAGAAACATGAAGCTCACTTTTCAGAATCCCCCTCTGTTGGAAATtctagtgaatcagatgatgagaaTAATTTTTTCAAGGGAGGAATATCTAATCCTTCCAAAATAGATACTCTAAGCAATCTGGCAGTGAAAGGACCTCCTGGTGGTGATGCAGTAGCCAAAGTGGCTACATCTACTGAGGCTTTCCCTGCTGAAGTTGTGGATGTATCATCTGAAAATCCCTCTGCAAATGGTAGTGTGTCGATACCTGAGTCTTTGGAGTTTATAGTCCCCAATGGGTTTTGCAATGAAGTATCAGTAATCCCAAGTTATGGTTCTGAACTTGTGGAAGCATCTCCTAATTCCTGTGTTGAAGATTCAACTTCTACTGCATCCCGTTCAAATCCAGGAGCCAATTTGAATGAATTTCAGTTACAGGGACAAGATTTTGTTGGATACCCCTCTGCCTATATGAGATTTAGCACTGAAGCTCGATCTCCAAATACAGAAGTTGATATTGAAAATATTGGTGGCATACCTAGCACAACTAATTTATCTGATTCTGCTTCTAAGATGAAAGATGATCCTCTTGCTGTAGAGTTTCTGGAATGCCAACAGGTGCAAGTAATAGGTGGTTTGAACCACTATGAACTATCGTCTTATGCTTTGATGCATCAATCTGACATCTCAGGCCTTACAGCTGAAGGTAAATATAGTGGTGATACTCTGGAGGCAGTTCCTCCTACCGAATGTGCTGAATTGAATACTAAGCAACCTGAATGTTTATCAACTATTACCAGTCCCGATGATCTTGATGATTTGAAGTCTGATAGAACTTTGGAATCAGATATTGGAATCCAGACTACTGGAGAAAACCCAGAATATTTGACATCAGCATTAGACATTCAAAAAACTGGTGTTTCTGCTAAACAGGGCCTCTCAGAAATGATGGAAGAGGTTCCACCTCCTCAACCGGATTTAGGAGTAGGTAGTGGGAGTTCTGGAGCAAAAATGTTGGACAACAATTTGGGAGTATCATCTAATAAGTCTGCTCGTGGGGTCAATGATGAACCTGCGCTTGATGTAGTCCAATTGAACTCCTACGGTTCAGTGGGAAAGGTTGCTGCTGCATCTCTTGAATTTTCTTCCACATATTCAGCACCTGACTCTCCAAAGCCTGCATTGATGACTGATCATCGTTCACAAATGGACAGTTTGACTGGCACTGTTTGTGCAGAGGCTGATGTTGATGGTATTCTGTGTTGGAAGCCTACTGGTTCTTCGAATCACATGATATTGGAAGAAGAATGCCCTTCGAGTACTAGGGGTTGGGGTGGTTTGGTAAGCGGGGTTCATTCACAGTTGGATGATGTGGAAACTGGAAGCATTCATGCGGAGGCTGGTGGTGAAACTTCTGTTTGTCGACGCCTTGGTTCCCCATCCAGAAATCATGTAAAGTTGGAAGATAAATGTCATTCTAGCAATGGAAATGAAAGTCATATGGAAAGTGAAATTCATTCAAAGTTGGACAATATGGTGTCTGGTGCAGCGCATACTGGTGATGCTGATTCTCTGAACATTATTGGTTCTCCATCTAGGATTCAGATTAAGTTGCAAGAAGAGTGTCTCAAAGCtgctgaaaaagaaagaaatcaacTGCCAGCTTCTTCCTCAGACTTGAATGTTGAAGTGTATAATTCAGAGTCACATATGCCTTCCAGTTCTGAATTACCTTACGATCTTCATGATGCAATGCCAGTTAAATGTGACCAAGCATTGCATCTCAGGGATATCACTGGGACTCTCACATCTTCAATGGAAACAGATAAAATTTTACAATTTGCTCACCGAAATCTGACTTCAAAGCGTGCAGAAGATCCTGGATTTACTTCATTATCCCACAAAGATCTAATCATCCCTTCAGAAGAAGCCCTTGTATTAGAAGGTCCTCTGCTGTCCAATCTTCAGGATGAACAAGCAGAATCTCTCGAAGGCAAGGATCAGAATGGCTGTCCTGGTGTTCCATCTGTGACTTTTCAGGTTGAGAAAATAGAACCTGTGAAACACACAGGTCTGGATGGCTCCTCTGGTGCTCCCAAGTCTGCATCACTGCTGCCACCTCTACCCCCTCAAGGATGGAGGGTTGGAACGCTCCTACATAGCTCACCGACATCAGAGGGAGAAATGGTGCAACCAAGTCTGAACCCATTCTTGCCATTACCGATGACTGAGGATGAGAAGCATGAACATGATTCTATTACCTTAGGGGAAGAAAAGTCACAGCCTAGTTTGAATTCATTTGTTCCCCCATCTGCTACCAAAGAAGTAAGGCCAGCTTCCGACACTTCACAGGGAGAATCAGATGATCTTCAGAAACTGACAGAGCTGAAACTGAATATAAAAGATGGAATGCTTCAAccaccaatcataaaagatgaGGAGCCTGTGAACTCATTTGCACCATCAACCGTAAAAGATGAACAGCCTATGAATGACGCTTTTGCATCACCAACCATAAAAGATGAGGAGGCTCTGAATGCATTTGCATCACCAACCATAAAAG GCGAGGAGCCTTCACGTAGTTCATTAACATTAGAAGGAGAAATGCCTTCAAATGCATCTACCTCATTACCAGATGCAGAAGTTCGGGTGCCAAATGGCAAACCTCCTAGGAAGATTCCCCGGCCTAGAGATCCTCTAATTGAAGCTGTTGCCTCTCATGATAGAAGCACG TTGAAGAAGGTAACACAGCAGGCTCGGCCTCAGATTGCACAGAAGATGGATGAGAGGGATTCATTGCTGGAACAGATAAGAACAAAG TCCTTCAACCTGAAGCCCACCACGGGAAGATCCATGCTCACAACAAGATCCATCATTCAGGGTCCTAGAACCAACTTGAAGGTTGCTGCTATTTTGGAGAAAGCAAATGCCATTCGCCAG GCCACGGCTGGgagtgatgaagatgatgatgatgatagttGGAGTGATTCCTGA
- the LOC122085776 gene encoding laccase-11-like, translating to MARYSCSLFQGSFIFFLCLLGFLSFPVEAAMKKYQFDIQVKNVSRLCHAKPIVTVNGMFPGPTLYVREGDRILVNVTNYAQYNMSIHWHGLKQFRNGWADGPAYITQCPIKTGNSYTYDFNVTGQRGTLWWHAHILWLRATVYGAIVIMPKNGTSFPFPQPQGETNILLGEWWNTDVEENVKQANQLGLPPKMSDAHTINGKPGPLFPCWEKHTFVTEVELGKTYLLRIINAALDDELFFAIAGHNMTVVEIDAVYVKPFTTQALIIAPGQTTNVLVRANRAPGRYFMATRAFMDVQIPVDNKTATAILQYKGISNSIMPVMPQLPKSNDTEFVLSYNRRLRSLNTPQFPANVPLKVDRHLFYTIGLGENPCPACQNGTKLAASLNNITFVMPKTGLLQAHYFNMKGVFTTDFPDKPPTPFNYTGAPLTANLVTSIGTMPKLSRVAFNSTVELVLQDTNLLTVESHPFHLHGYNFFVVGTGTGNFDPANDPAKFNLVDPPERNTVGVSTGGWTAIRFRADNPGVWFMHCHLELHTMWGLKMAFVVDNGKSAEESILPPPNDLPSC from the exons ATGGCAAGATATTCCTGCAGTTTGTTTCAGGgctctttcatcttcttcttatgTTTACTtggatttctttctttcccgGTGGAGGCCGCCATGAAGAAGTACCAATTTGAT ATTCAAGTAAAGAATGTGAGTAGGTTGTGTCATGCCAAGCCTATTGTTACTGTGAATGGGATGTTCCCAGGACCAACCTTATATGTGAGAGAAGGCGATCGAATTCTTGTCAATGTCACCAAttatgcccaatataacatgtCCATTCATTG GCATGGCTTGAagcaatttcgcaatggttggGCTGATGGACCAGCTTACATAACTCAGTGTCCTATCAAGACAGGAAATAGTTACACTTATGATTTCAATGTGACTGGTCAGAGAGGAACATTGTGGTGGCATGCTCATATTTTGTGGCTAAGAGCCACTGTTTATGGTGCAATTGTTATTATGCCCAAGAATGGGACTTCATTTCCATTCCCTCAACCTCAGGGTGAAACTAATATTCTGCTAG GAGAATGGTGGAACACTGATGTGGAAGAGAATGTTAAACAAGCCAACCAGTTGGGTCTGCCACCGAAAATGTCCGACGCTCACACAATTAATGGGAAGCCAGGACCTCTCTTCCCATGTTGGGAGAAAC ATACCTTTGTAACGGAAGTAGAATTGGGTAAGACCTACCTATTGAGGATTATCAATGCTGCACTTGACGATGAACTCTTCTTCGCCATTGCTGGTCACAACATGACAGTGGTGGAGATTGATGCAGTCTATGTAAAGCCCTTCACAACCCAGGCTCTGATAATTGCACCTGGGCAGACCACAAATGTTCTTGTTAGAGCAAACCGAGCACCGGGAAGATACTTCATGGCTACTAGAGCTTTCATGGATGTGCAAATTCCTGTGGACAACAAAACTGCCACAGCAATCCTACAATATAAAGGCATCTCAAATAGTATTATGCCTGTGATGCCACAACTACCTAAATCAAATGACACAGAATTCGTATTGAGCTACAACAGAAGACTTAGAAGCCTAAACACTCCTCAATTTCCTGCAAATGTGCCTCTCAAGGTCGATCGCCATCTTTTCTACACAATTGGTCTTGGAGAAAACCCATGTCCAGCTTGCCAGAATGGAACAAAATTGGCTGCTTCATTGAACAACATCACCTTTGTGATGCCTAAAACTGGTCTTCTTCAGGCACATTATTTCAATATGAAGGGAGTGTTTACCACAGACTTCCCTGATAAGCCACCAACTCCTTTCAATTACACCGGTGCACCACTTACGGCTAACCTTGTGACTTCTATTGGGACAATGCCTAAGCTGAGTAGGGTAGCATTCAATAGCACAGTGGAATTAGTATTACAGGACACCAATCTTCTTACTGTGGAGTCTCATCCATTCCATCTTCATGGTTACAACTTCTTTGTCGTCGGGACAGGAACTGGTAACTTTGATCCTGCAAATGACCCAGCAAAATTTAACTTGGTTGATCCTCCTGAAAGAAATACAGTAGGAGTTTCAACTGGAGGTTGGACTGCTATCAGATTTAGAGCCGACAATCCAG GTGTCTGGTTCATGCATTGTCATCTAGAGCTCCATACAATGTGGGGATTGAAGATGGCTTTCGTCGTAGATAATGGAAAATCAGCAGAAGAATCCATTTTACCTCCTCCAAATGACCTCCCGTCATgctaa
- the LOC122085777 gene encoding cytokinin riboside 5'-monophosphate phosphoribohydrolase LOG1-like: MERAKEMKQSKFKRICVFCGSSQGKKSSYQEAAIELGSELVARNIDLVYGGGSIGLMGLVSQAVYNGGRHVLGVIPKTLMPREITGETVGEVKAVADMHQRKAEMARQSDAFIALPGGYGTLEELLEVITWAQLGIHDKPVGLLNVDGYYNSLLSFIDKAVEEGFISPNARHIIVSAPTAKELVKKMEEYFPRHERVASQLSWETEQLGYSSKCGIS, translated from the exons ATGGAGAGAGCGAAGGAGATGAAGCAATCCAAGTTTAAAAGGATTTGCGTCTTTTGTGGAAGTAGTCAAGGAAAGAAAAGTAGCTACCAAGAAGCTGCTATAGAGCTTGGGAGTGAATTG GTTGCAAGGAACATTGATCTGGTTTATGGAGGTGGAAgcataggtttgatgggtttaGTTTCACAAGCTGTTTATAATGGTGGTCGGCATGTACTTGG AGTTATTCCCAAGACGCTCATGCCTCGAGAG ATTACTGGTGAAACTGTAGGGGAAGTGAAGGCAGTCGCAGATATGCATCAAAGAAAGGCAGAGATGGCTAGGCAGTCAGATGCCTTTATCGCCTTACCTG GTGGTTATGGGACTCTTGAAGAGCTACTTGAAGTGATAACATGGGCTCAACTAGGCATACATGATAAGCCG GTGGGATTGTTGAATGTGGATGGATACTACAATTCGTTGCTGTCATTCATTGACAAAGCTGTAGAGGAAGGCTTTATTAGTCCAAATGCAAGGCATATCATTGTATCTGCCCCTACAGCAAAGGAACTGGTGAAGAAAATGGAG GAGTACTTTCCCCGCCATGAAAGAGTTGCTTCACAGTTGAGCTGGGAGACAGAGCAGCTTGGCTACTCTTCAAAATGCGGTATCTCTTAA